The nucleotide sequence CCAGCAAGGCCAAGCACAAGAACCAGTCGCACATCGTGTACGGCTTCCTCGGGCTCTCGGTCGACGATCCCGACGTGGCGGCGCTCGACGTGCTGACCCAGGTGCTGGGCGGCCAGGGCGGCCGGCTGTTCGTCGAGCTGCGCGACAAGCAGAGCCTGGCCTACTCGATCACCGCCTTCGAGATGGAAGGCATCGACCCCGGCACGTTCGCGGTCTACATGGCGGGCGCGCCGAGCAAGCTCGACGAGTCACTCGCCGGAATCCGCAGCGAGCTCTCGAAGATCGTGAACGAGCCGGTCGGCGCCGACGAGCTCTCGCGCGCGAAGGGTTACCTGATCGGCTCGCAGGCCGTGTCGCTGCAGAGCTACGGCGCGCAGGCCATGCTGCTGTCACTCGACGAGCTGTACGGCCTGGGCGCCACGCACCACCTGGACTACCAGGCGCGCGTCTCCGCGGTCAGCGCCGACGACGTGCAGCGCGTGGCGAAGCGCGTGATCCGCCTCGACGCGCCGGTGGTGGCGATCATCAAGTGAGTCCGTAGCCGAGCGAAGGCCGCCCTGAGCGAGGCTGCAAGCGGCGGAGCGTGGGTAGGGTGCCCACGCGATCACTTGTCGAGCCGCGCGCAGTGAGCCGCAGGCGAACGAACGCCCAGTCAGAACCCGAGCGCCGCGCCGTCGCGCCGCGGGTCAGTGGCGCCGAGCCAGGCGCCGCTCGCGGGGTCGCGCGCGATCAGCTGCACCGCGCCCAGCGGGTAGGGGCTGGGCTGCACGTTGTGGCCCCACGCGCGCAGCTTGTCGAGCACGTCCTTGGGGTGACCGGGCTCGATGGTGAGCACGTCGGGCATCCACTGCTGGTGCACGCGCGGCGCGGAGACCGCGGCCTGCGGATCGAGCTTGAAGTCGATCACGCCCAAGAGGCTCTGCAGCACCGCCGTGATGATGAACGTGCCCATCGGGCTGCCGACCACGTATCTCACCTGGCCTTTGTCGAGCACGATCGTGGGCGTCATGCTCGAGAGCGGGCGCTTGCCGGGCCGGATCGCGTTCGCGGCGGTGCCCAGCGCGTTCCAGGCGTTGGGCGCGTTCGGGGTGATGGAGAAGTCGTCCATCTCGTTGTTCAGCACGATGCCCGTGCCCGGCACGGTGATGAGTGACCCGAACAGCGTGTTCACCGTCTGCGTGAGTGACACGGCGTTGCCCTGGCCGTCGACGATCGAGATCTGCGTGGTGCCGGCGTCGGCGGGCGGCGCCACGAGGGGCTCGCGCGCCTTGGGGATCCAGGCCTTGCCCCAGTTCCAGGGGGCGCGCAGCAGCAGCGGCGGCGGGCGCAGCTGCGCGGACAGCTCGGCGCCGTACTCCTTCGAGATCAGCTTGTCGGTCGGCACGGTCCAGTAGTCGGGATCGCCGAGATACACGGCGCGGTCCGCGAACGCGAGCTTCATGGCGCCGGCCACGAGGTTGATCTCCTCGCTCGAGTTCTGGCCCAGCGCCGCGAGGTCGTACGGCTCGAGCGCGTTCAGCATCTCGAGCAGGAGCACGCCGCCCGAGCTGGGCGGGGGCATCGACACGATGTCGAGCCCGCGGTAGGTCCCGCGCACGGGCGTGCGCCAGATCGGCTGATAGCTCGCGAGGTCGCCGGTGGTGAGCGCGCCGCCGCTCGCGTCGGCGATCTGCTGCGCCAGCGGACCGCGCGAGAGCGCGCTGCCGCCGCGCGCCGCGACCTGCTCGAG is from Myxococcota bacterium and encodes:
- the ggt gene encoding gamma-glutamyltransferase; translated protein: MRSPQPHRVVVVLLALCLLLAPAGRADSPGPAWGSRGMVVTSVGPAVDAGREILGRGGNAVDAAIATAFAAGVAHQYSSGLGGGAFVVVYMAESGESAALDARETAPASAKTENYLDGSGKAIADASRIGPRAIAVPSLVQGLWELHQRYGSLEWRELLKPAIRLCRDGVEVGPNHIRMLQMVAPKLAGYPETARIQLDHGKIPPLGWRLRQPELAKTLEQVAARGGSALSRGPLAQQIADASGGALTTGDLASYQPIWRTPVRGTYRGLDIVSMPPPSSGGVLLLEMLNALEPYDLAALGQNSSEEINLVAGAMKLAFADRAVYLGDPDYWTVPTDKLISKEYGAELSAQLRPPPLLLRAPWNWGKAWIPKAREPLVAPPADAGTTQISIVDGQGNAVSLTQTVNTLFGSLITVPGTGIVLNNEMDDFSITPNAPNAWNALGTAANAIRPGKRPLSSMTPTIVLDKGQVRYVVGSPMGTFIITAVLQSLLGVIDFKLDPQAAVSAPRVHQQWMPDVLTIEPGHPKDVLDKLRAWGHNVQPSPYPLGAVQLIARDPASGAWLGATDPRRDGAALGF